One segment of Thermodesulfobacteriota bacterium DNA contains the following:
- a CDS encoding indolepyruvate ferredoxin oxidoreductase subunit alpha yields the protein MGGGYSGEILQQLNYGKGKILYGDTPLVILKAFLQSGVSYLGGYPGSPTAGLIDVISDAYDSILKDKGVYFDCSGNEAAAAALLSASISYPIRGAVNWKIVGTNVASDALSHICSSGVTGGAMVVVGEDYGCDSTLVAERAFPFALKSTMGVIDPRGDLQHLANMVEAGFELSEYSNMPVMFLLSTRIAHIRSKITCKDNAEPKISMNNPLRNLITDIEKIPIPPFTLEQSRKKFEERIPAARKFILERKLNETINGDDRNLGIITHGMIFNSLMRCLYILGEANIYGESGIPILNLNVTHPLVPEEIANFLQGKKAVLIVEEGMPNLIEEAIRAIAQRAKFDGEIFGKDVLPPAGEYTPDSIIKGIGSFLLKNTSPGYEKEKIREKSEYIEKHKEKAANLLKEPVIKRNPVFCTGCPERPIFTAIKILEEDYGKSYYASDIGCYSMSGLPPFDLSNSITGMGIGLASAGALSRMANKRVISFMGDGTFWHSGLTTSISNAVYNNQNAILIILENFWTSMTGHHENPASGKNMRQEGVMMDIEKALRGAGVRWIKRVNPYDLGESMDALREAYAIDKGLRVIISRGECQLEKGRKEKVIVKKRLESGRRVVQARLGVDPEVCTGDHSCMRYNGCPSLTLKESPTILRDDPIAHIEQSCVGCGLCGEIAHAAVLCPSFYNVKIINNPSLFDRIGAKINRFFLHLITGNGWST from the coding sequence ATGGGTGGTGGTTACTCAGGAGAAATACTGCAACAGTTAAACTACGGTAAAGGGAAAATACTATACGGTGATACTCCTCTGGTAATATTAAAGGCCTTTCTTCAATCGGGTGTCAGCTACCTAGGTGGTTATCCTGGTTCTCCCACCGCTGGCCTAATCGATGTCATATCCGATGCCTACGATTCCATACTAAAAGACAAAGGAGTCTACTTCGATTGCTCCGGAAATGAAGCAGCGGCGGCGGCACTTCTCTCCGCTTCCATCAGCTACCCGATCCGTGGAGCAGTTAATTGGAAGATAGTAGGAACCAATGTGGCGTCGGATGCTTTATCCCATATCTGCTCATCTGGAGTCACCGGCGGGGCCATGGTAGTGGTGGGTGAGGATTACGGCTGTGACAGCACATTAGTCGCCGAGAGGGCGTTTCCCTTCGCTCTCAAATCTACTATGGGGGTAATCGACCCAAGAGGAGACCTACAACACCTAGCAAATATGGTAGAAGCGGGCTTCGAGCTTTCTGAATACTCGAACATGCCGGTTATGTTCCTTTTATCTACCAGAATTGCACATATACGGAGCAAGATAACCTGTAAAGATAACGCGGAGCCAAAAATAAGCATGAACAATCCCTTGAGGAATTTAATTACTGACATAGAAAAAATCCCTATTCCTCCATTTACGCTTGAACAATCCAGAAAAAAGTTTGAGGAAAGGATACCCGCGGCAAGAAAATTTATCTTGGAAAGAAAACTAAACGAAACCATAAATGGAGATGACCGCAACCTGGGAATAATAACCCACGGGATGATATTTAACTCTCTGATGAGATGCCTATATATACTGGGTGAAGCCAACATCTACGGTGAAAGCGGAATTCCCATTCTTAACCTCAATGTAACACATCCACTTGTTCCAGAAGAAATAGCAAACTTTCTCCAAGGGAAAAAGGCCGTCCTGATTGTAGAAGAGGGAATGCCTAATCTAATCGAAGAAGCGATAAGGGCAATTGCTCAGAGAGCAAAGTTTGATGGGGAAATTTTTGGCAAAGACGTTCTTCCTCCCGCCGGAGAATACACTCCAGATAGTATAATAAAGGGCATCGGCAGTTTCCTCCTTAAAAACACCTCTCCCGGTTATGAAAAAGAAAAAATACGAGAGAAGAGCGAATACATAGAAAAGCACAAAGAAAAGGCGGCGAACCTTCTGAAGGAACCAGTCATAAAGAGAAATCCGGTATTTTGTACCGGCTGCCCGGAAAGACCTATTTTTACGGCGATTAAAATATTGGAAGAGGACTACGGTAAATCTTACTACGCATCCGATATCGGCTGCTATTCCATGAGCGGGCTTCCGCCGTTTGACCTCAGCAACTCGATTACCGGAATGGGAATCGGGCTGGCATCGGCAGGGGCCCTTTCCAGGATGGCAAACAAGAGAGTAATCTCGTTCATGGGCGACGGCACTTTCTGGCACAGCGGGCTTACCACCAGCATTTCAAATGCGGTTTACAACAACCAGAACGCCATACTGATAATATTGGAGAACTTCTGGACGTCCATGACCGGTCATCACGAGAACCCCGCTTCCGGAAAAAACATGAGGCAAGAAGGGGTCATGATGGACATCGAAAAGGCACTCAGAGGAGCGGGAGTCAGATGGATTAAAAGGGTTAATCCGTACGACCTCGGGGAATCGATGGATGCGCTTCGCGAAGCCTATGCAATCGACAAAGGGCTAAGGGTAATAATCTCCCGTGGGGAGTGCCAACTGGAAAAAGGTAGAAAAGAAAAAGTAATAGTGAAAAAAAGATTGGAGTCGGGAAGACGAGTGGTACAGGCAAGGCTGGGTGTGGACCCGGAGGTATGCACCGGGGACCATTCTTGTATGAGATATAACGGCTGTCCCTCTCTCACTTTGAAAGAAAGCCCCACTATTCTCAGAGACGACCCCATCGCTCACATCGAACAATCCTGCGTCGGTTGCGGTTTGTGTGGAGAAATTGCCCATGCCGCCGTGCTATGTCCTTCATTCTACAATGTGAAGATAATAAACAATCCTTCCCTTTTTGACAGGATAGGAGCCAAGATAAACCGATTCTTCCTTCATCTAATCACCGGAAATGGTTGGTCAACTTAA
- a CDS encoding lysophospholipid acyltransferase family protein: protein MNRLALVADTLINVSNEILRPGAYPHGEVRPTQGRYWLGVFTNIILKSYLGAEFIDAHNIPETGPAIIAANHSSHLDGPLINAASAYTRRRPVVFLAAADIYYSNRLFRMMCDTVNCIPIKRNENDRIALLKTIKLLHQGRLVGIFPEGQRSRDGSIGEGKSGVALIAITTGYPVIPVAIRGTFEAFPRKSRIIKPAKVRLKFGEPLFFGNQRCPSNQKINWARDKIMNEIRKLYEEITTCRKQRIAA from the coding sequence ATGAACAGACTGGCTTTAGTTGCTGATACGTTAATTAATGTAAGCAACGAAATTCTGAGACCGGGAGCCTATCCGCATGGAGAGGTTAGGCCCACTCAAGGAAGATATTGGCTAGGTGTCTTCACTAATATTATCCTTAAGAGTTACCTTGGTGCAGAATTTATAGATGCCCACAATATTCCGGAAACCGGCCCGGCGATCATAGCCGCCAATCACTCCTCCCACCTCGACGGTCCGCTCATAAACGCTGCCTCTGCTTATACCAGGCGAAGACCGGTGGTATTTCTGGCGGCAGCGGATATCTATTATTCAAACCGACTTTTTAGAATGATGTGTGATACCGTAAACTGCATCCCTATAAAGAGAAATGAGAACGACCGTATAGCCCTGCTCAAGACAATAAAGCTGCTCCACCAGGGCAGGCTCGTGGGCATATTCCCAGAGGGTCAGAGGTCCAGGGATGGAAGCATAGGAGAGGGGAAATCGGGTGTCGCACTAATCGCAATTACAACCGGATATCCGGTAATTCCGGTGGCAATTAGGGGAACCTTTGAAGCGTTTCCCAGAAAGAGCAGGATTATAAAACCGGCAAAAGTACGGCTTAAGTTTGGCGAGCCACTTTTCTTTGGAAATCAAAGATGCCCTTCGAACCAGAAAATCAACTGGGCTAGAGACAAAATTATGAACGAAATCAGGAAATTATACGAAGAGATTACCACCTGCCGGAAACAAAGAATAGCCGCATGA
- a CDS encoding indolepyruvate oxidoreductase subunit beta family protein, producing the protein MERKSELLKILIPAVGGQGGGVLTEWLVQAFLIEGFEVQGISLPGLSQRAGSTVYYLEAIAKTDSSHKPVIFSQYPVPGEVDIILAQEFLELGRVLEQGYGSDKTVIVSSTHRVYSTSEKMPLTSGIYSNENLRKLATNFSSLFIGFNALELAKENGLDELGINAILLGALAASDVLPVGEATFLKSIEQTDVAVKNNLRAFRLGWDHVKTGNYLLPKSDFQRRWEEYKKERAQKLGPKIREGYLRLIAIIERDYPPRLREILAEALFRLVDYQNLGYAEKYLYELSSVYELDKQMKGGFRITEHFAKNLALWMSYEDGIRVAELKIKPERFKRIKEEIRLREDQIFRVEDYLKPDAEEIYGLLPNIIVSPIIRFTESRLFKKLWPARKKITFGQKPVTTSFTGYSRLWLLAKLKPIRPYSYRYQKEHSLIRKYKTAVEKFMERDYEIGCLVAKSGAMIKGYGNVRRRTMETLRRFLDNIITPLVEFEHANRKGYDLSLEVGEESLKLISTSTDGIDKAEKLAADVLPGKAA; encoded by the coding sequence ATGGAAAGAAAAAGTGAGTTGCTTAAAATTTTAATCCCTGCCGTCGGCGGGCAAGGGGGTGGAGTACTCACCGAGTGGCTGGTCCAGGCCTTTCTCATAGAGGGGTTCGAGGTTCAGGGTATAAGTCTTCCCGGCCTTTCTCAGCGTGCTGGCTCGACAGTTTATTATCTCGAGGCCATAGCCAAGACCGATTCAAGCCATAAACCGGTTATCTTTTCTCAATACCCCGTACCGGGAGAGGTTGATATCATACTCGCTCAAGAGTTCTTAGAGTTGGGAAGGGTGCTGGAGCAGGGATATGGCTCGGATAAAACGGTCATCGTTTCCAGCACCCACCGGGTTTATTCCACTTCGGAGAAGATGCCCCTTACTAGCGGAATATACTCGAATGAGAACTTAAGAAAACTGGCCACCAATTTCTCTTCTCTTTTCATTGGCTTTAATGCACTGGAATTGGCTAAGGAGAACGGCCTGGATGAGCTGGGAATAAATGCAATCTTACTGGGAGCGTTAGCCGCCTCCGACGTGCTACCGGTGGGAGAAGCTACCTTTCTAAAATCGATAGAGCAAACGGATGTCGCCGTAAAAAATAATCTAAGGGCTTTCCGACTGGGCTGGGACCACGTCAAGACCGGAAACTATTTACTGCCAAAGTCAGATTTTCAGAGAAGATGGGAGGAGTATAAGAAAGAAAGGGCCCAGAAACTTGGTCCCAAAATCAGAGAAGGATACCTCCGACTAATAGCCATAATAGAAAGGGATTATCCTCCCCGCCTGAGAGAAATTCTGGCTGAGGCGCTTTTCCGGCTGGTTGACTACCAGAACCTCGGCTATGCCGAAAAGTACCTCTATGAATTAAGTAGTGTTTACGAATTAGATAAACAAATGAAAGGCGGATTCAGGATCACCGAGCACTTTGCCAAAAACCTAGCCCTGTGGATGAGCTACGAAGATGGAATACGAGTAGCCGAGCTAAAAATTAAACCGGAGAGGTTTAAGCGAATAAAGGAAGAGATTAGATTGAGAGAAGACCAAATATTTAGGGTTGAAGACTACCTAAAACCCGATGCCGAGGAAATCTACGGTCTTTTACCCAATATCATAGTGTCCCCAATAATTCGCTTCACCGAAAGCCGTCTTTTCAAGAAGCTCTGGCCAGCCAGAAAGAAAATAACCTTTGGCCAAAAGCCGGTCACTACCTCCTTTACCGGTTATTCAAGACTTTGGCTCCTGGCAAAACTAAAACCAATCAGGCCTTATTCTTATCGTTACCAAAAGGAGCACTCCTTAATCCGAAAATACAAAACGGCCGTAGAAAAATTCATGGAGAGGGATTATGAGATTGGATGCCTGGTGGCCAAAAGCGGGGCGATGATAAAAGGGTATGGAAACGTAAGGAGAAGGACGATGGAAACCTTGAGAAGGTTCCTGGATAACATAATTACACCGCTCGTGGAATTTGAGCATGCCAACAGGAAGGGTTACGATTTATCCCTGGAGGTCGGGGAAGAATCGCTTAAGCTAATCTCAACATCAACTGATGGAATAGATAAGGCGGAAAAACTGGCGGCCGACGTTTTACCGGGAAAGGCTGCTTGA
- the carA gene encoding glutamine-hydrolyzing carbamoyl-phosphate synthase small subunit gives MKKAILVLEDGTIFEGRGFGAEGEVFGEVVFNTSISGYQEILTDPSYNGQIVVMTYPEIGNYGVNSDDVESKRPFVRGFIVKESWALPSNWRSEEALWEYLARYGIIGMEGIDTRELTKRIRTYGAQRGVISTLDSDPQSLLSKVRTSPSIVGIDLVTEVSCETPYKWEMGTDQWRPIYDQESTDQRRLRVIAYDFGIKRNILRRLIDMGCEVWVVPSRTPPHDVLSMNPDGIVLSNGPGDPAAVSYAIESTRTLIGKKPIFGICLGHQIIGWALGGKTYKLKFGHRGANQPVKNLISGKVEITSQNHGFAVDPDSLGNDVEITHINLNDDTVEGLRHKKHPLFSVQYHPEASPGPHDSAYLFHDFIKMMKEAGS, from the coding sequence ATGAAGAAGGCCATCTTGGTTTTAGAGGACGGGACGATTTTTGAGGGTAGAGGATTTGGAGCGGAAGGTGAGGTTTTCGGTGAGGTGGTATTCAATACTTCTATTTCCGGCTATCAGGAAATACTCACCGACCCATCTTATAATGGCCAGATCGTGGTTATGACCTACCCGGAGATAGGGAATTACGGGGTTAACTCGGACGATGTAGAGTCGAAAAGGCCATTTGTCAGGGGTTTTATCGTGAAAGAATCCTGGGCTCTACCCAGTAACTGGCGCTCAGAAGAGGCTCTTTGGGAATATCTTGCCAGATACGGGATTATCGGGATGGAAGGAATCGATACGCGGGAGTTGACAAAGAGGATTCGCACGTATGGGGCACAGAGGGGTGTAATTTCCACGCTCGATTCTGACCCTCAAAGCTTACTCAGCAAGGTACGTACATCGCCGTCTATAGTGGGAATAGACCTGGTGACCGAGGTGAGTTGTGAAACGCCGTATAAATGGGAAATGGGAACCGACCAGTGGAGACCCATTTACGACCAAGAATCCACTGACCAAAGGCGGCTTAGGGTAATTGCTTACGACTTTGGTATAAAGCGCAATATTCTGAGAAGGCTAATTGATATGGGGTGCGAAGTCTGGGTTGTTCCTTCTCGAACACCTCCCCACGATGTGCTTTCTATGAACCCGGATGGAATAGTCTTATCAAACGGGCCCGGGGACCCTGCGGCGGTTTCTTACGCAATAGAGAGCACCAGGACGCTTATCGGTAAAAAACCTATTTTTGGAATATGCCTCGGACATCAAATCATCGGTTGGGCTTTGGGCGGAAAAACCTACAAGCTAAAGTTTGGCCACAGGGGCGCTAACCAGCCTGTCAAGAATCTGATTTCCGGTAAGGTCGAAATCACGTCGCAAAATCACGGGTTTGCAGTCGACCCCGATTCCCTCGGTAACGATGTAGAAATAACCCATATTAATCTCAACGACGACACCGTGGAGGGGTTAAGACACAAAAAGCATCCGCTTTTTTCTGTCCAGTATCATCCGGAAGCCTCGCCGGGACCCCACGACTCCGCTTATCTCTTTCATGATTTTATAAAGATGATGAAAGAAGCCGGGTCTTGA
- the nfi gene encoding deoxyribonuclease V (cleaves DNA at apurinic or apyrimidinic sites) translates to MKSINSTERKIPNYLDYKTPPSRQEAEAIQRELQKRVITHNQFKEIRTIAGIDLAPLSGAEKLVCGIIVFSYPGLEEVERVSAVAKEQFPYIPGLLAFREGPAIIEAFKNLRSKPDLLMIDGQGIAHPRGLGIASHVGILLDIPTIGVAKEKLYGRYKEPGETQGVWTPLISSDGSNIGAVLRTKKGTKPVFVSIGNKIDLRTAVRITLACTRGYRIPEPTRQADIFVALLKSTYK, encoded by the coding sequence ATGAAATCTATAAACTCCACTGAAAGGAAAATACCAAATTACCTGGATTACAAAACCCCTCCCTCTCGTCAAGAAGCCGAGGCCATACAGAGGGAGCTTCAAAAAAGGGTAATCACTCATAATCAGTTTAAAGAGATAAGAACGATAGCCGGTATAGACTTAGCCCCCTTGTCCGGTGCGGAAAAGCTGGTGTGTGGAATTATAGTCTTCTCTTATCCCGGGCTTGAAGAGGTCGAGCGTGTTTCCGCGGTAGCAAAAGAACAGTTTCCCTATATCCCTGGACTCCTGGCCTTCCGGGAAGGACCGGCAATAATTGAGGCCTTTAAAAATCTAAGAAGTAAACCGGACCTGCTCATGATCGACGGTCAGGGCATAGCCCATCCGCGAGGACTGGGGATTGCCAGCCATGTCGGGATCCTATTGGATATACCGACCATCGGAGTGGCCAAAGAAAAGCTCTATGGAAGGTATAAAGAACCGGGTGAGACCCAAGGGGTATGGACTCCGTTGATATCGAGTGACGGGAGCAACATCGGTGCCGTGCTAAGAACTAAAAAGGGGACAAAGCCGGTCTTCGTTTCCATTGGGAATAAAATAGATTTGAGAACCGCAGTAAGGATTACACTAGCCTGTACCAGGGGTTATAGAATTCCCGAACCCACTAGACAGGCAGACATCTTTGTTGCCCTGCTAAAAAGTACTTACAAATGA
- a CDS encoding secondary thiamine-phosphate synthase enzyme YjbQ, which yields MNWLQREINISPKPRGFHLITSEITRQIPEISEFTVGIAHIFICHTSASLTINENASPDVRLDFESHFNKMVPENAPYYEHRLEGPDDMPAHIKSSLLGSSITVPVFRGRFKMGTWQGIYLCEHRNYGGSRKLIVTIHGERRAR from the coding sequence ATGAATTGGCTTCAAAGAGAAATTAATATATCCCCGAAACCACGCGGGTTTCATCTCATAACCAGCGAAATCACAAGACAAATACCGGAAATTTCCGAGTTTACCGTGGGAATAGCCCACATCTTCATTTGCCATACCTCTGCTTCACTGACCATAAACGAGAATGCATCCCCGGATGTGCGTTTAGACTTTGAAAGCCATTTTAACAAAATGGTCCCGGAAAACGCACCTTATTATGAGCACAGGCTTGAAGGACCCGATGATATGCCCGCACACATTAAGTCGTCACTACTGGGAAGCTCTATTACCGTGCCTGTCTTCAGAGGAAGGTTTAAAATGGGGACATGGCAGGGAATCTATCTCTGCGAGCATCGTAACTATGGCGGGTCGCGAAAACTGATTGTGACCATACACGGAGAGAGAAGGGCCAGGTAA
- a CDS encoding dual specificity protein phosphatase family protein, with the protein MERPGLFRKLEEDLEFLKKNKIEVIINLEEDYWEYSGFEVKHIPISDFKAPRLQDFDQFVEFVDSKIREGKGIAVHCYAGMGRTNLMIASYLIHYLGTDPDKALELVRERRPTYMVNQEQVESLREYFYTLTQEDQRI; encoded by the coding sequence ATGGAAAGACCGGGTTTATTCCGCAAGCTTGAGGAGGATTTGGAATTTCTCAAGAAAAATAAGATTGAGGTGATAATAAATCTTGAAGAAGATTACTGGGAATATAGTGGATTTGAGGTAAAGCACATCCCTATAAGTGATTTCAAAGCCCCCCGGCTTCAGGACTTCGACCAATTTGTAGAATTCGTCGATTCAAAGATCCGGGAAGGTAAAGGCATAGCTGTACATTGCTATGCCGGCATGGGCAGGACGAACCTCATGATTGCCAGTTACTTAATTCATTACCTCGGCACGGACCCGGATAAAGCACTGGAACTGGTAAGAGAAAGAAGACCTACCTACATGGTAAATCAGGAACAGGTAGAATCCTTGAGAGAATATTTCTACACGCTAACCCAAGAAGACCAGCGAATTTAA
- a CDS encoding HD domain-containing phosphohydrolase, translating into MNKLKSYNYSEKPLYSFEGTSVSKVEKKGNILIVDDDESIRNLFRETLEELGYRCEVAENGLECLDRINGESNYDIVLLDVQMPKLNGIETLKKLKALSPDISIIIVSASREIENVRVALKEGAYDYIFKPFNVQEVETVIRRGIERAKLIKENKDYQQNLEKKVIEQTQELVSLYSDTLEALVLSLDLREHETGYHSYRVTEYALTLARRLSLPDSDLSNIAKGALLHDIGKIGVPDNILLKPDELTDEEWEIMKKHPIFGYKLLKKIHFLEEAAEIVLNHHERYDGNGYPHGLSGENIPIGARIFSVVDALDAMTSNRIYRQAIPFNKAIMKIAEASGSQFDPYVVEAFLEFPDRDWMGIRNRIETSGSEYLKKLLYKLSKA; encoded by the coding sequence TTGAATAAGCTAAAGAGCTACAACTACTCAGAAAAGCCTCTCTATAGTTTTGAAGGAACTTCCGTAAGCAAGGTGGAGAAGAAGGGAAATATACTAATAGTAGACGACGATGAGTCTATTAGGAACTTGTTTAGAGAAACCTTAGAAGAACTTGGATACAGATGCGAGGTAGCCGAGAACGGGTTGGAATGCCTCGATAGGATTAATGGGGAAAGCAACTATGACATAGTGCTTTTAGACGTACAAATGCCCAAGTTAAACGGTATCGAGACCCTCAAGAAACTGAAGGCTCTCTCACCCGACATATCCATAATCATAGTTTCAGCGTCTAGGGAGATTGAAAACGTGAGGGTGGCGCTCAAAGAGGGCGCTTATGATTATATATTTAAGCCATTTAACGTCCAGGAAGTGGAGACGGTAATAAGGCGCGGCATTGAAAGAGCTAAATTAATAAAGGAGAACAAAGACTATCAACAGAATTTAGAGAAAAAGGTAATAGAGCAAACACAGGAGCTAGTTAGTCTATACTCCGATACCCTGGAAGCACTGGTGCTGTCACTAGATTTAAGGGAGCACGAAACCGGTTATCACTCGTACCGGGTAACCGAATATGCGCTCACCCTGGCCAGACGACTGAGCCTACCCGATTCAGACTTGTCCAACATAGCAAAGGGAGCGCTTCTACACGATATCGGCAAGATCGGCGTCCCCGACAATATCCTTCTCAAGCCGGATGAGCTTACCGACGAAGAATGGGAGATAATGAAGAAACACCCGATATTTGGATACAAACTTCTCAAGAAAATTCATTTTCTCGAAGAAGCGGCGGAAATAGTGCTTAATCATCATGAACGATATGATGGAAACGGATATCCACATGGCCTTTCCGGAGAAAATATTCCGATTGGCGCAAGGATATTCTCAGTGGTAGACGCCCTGGATGCCATGACCAGCAACCGTATATATCGACAGGCGATTCCTTTCAATAAGGCGATAATGAAGATAGCCGAGGCATCCGGCTCACAGTTTGACCCGTATGTAGTGGAGGCGTTTCTTGAATTCCCAGACCGAGATTGGATGGGCATAAGAAATCGCATCGAGACTTCCGGGTCTGAATACCTTAAGAAATTATTATATAAACTGAGTAAGGCATAA
- a CDS encoding Mut7-C RNAse domain-containing protein, which produces MNRKATETRFIADSMLGKLAKWLRLAGIDVEYDKDIDDDWLTRRALIEGRVILTRDRSIAKRKGVNECLLIWSDHLDEQLIEFLQVFELRTLQSAFTRCIRCNTLLEEVKKELLTEKVPPYVWKTQDEFKRCNTCNRIYWAGTHRENAERSLRKFIEDFYGKSV; this is translated from the coding sequence ATGAATAGAAAGGCTACTGAAACCCGTTTCATCGCCGACTCGATGCTAGGTAAATTGGCCAAGTGGCTCAGGCTAGCCGGTATAGACGTAGAATACGATAAAGATATAGATGACGATTGGCTGACCCGGCGGGCCCTTATAGAAGGTCGGGTAATACTTACCAGGGACAGGTCGATAGCAAAGAGGAAAGGAGTAAATGAATGTCTCTTAATCTGGAGCGACCATTTGGACGAGCAACTCATCGAGTTCCTTCAAGTCTTTGAACTAAGGACACTGCAAAGTGCCTTTACCAGGTGTATTCGATGTAATACTTTACTGGAAGAGGTTAAAAAGGAGTTACTCACCGAAAAAGTCCCTCCTTACGTTTGGAAAACCCAGGACGAATTCAAGCGCTGTAATACCTGTAACAGAATCTACTGGGCAGGCACGCATAGAGAGAATGCTGAGAGGTCCTTGAGAAAGTTTATTGAAGACTTCTATGGTAAGAGCGTATAG